One genomic segment of Mesoterricola silvestris includes these proteins:
- a CDS encoding response regulator, with the protein MPRLLLVDDNQRIHQIVETLLTATDIELVCASSGAEALDLVSTAGPFDVALLDTTMQGMDGWELLDRLRRDAATARMPIAMMAGVLDVVDPGTVEKAPIQGFLKKPVELRDLADRVRTLLVTPVEPPAPEPAPGAVTGNFETLPYLKLSDHPLPDADLLLLEPSDLFVEEEAPLPDAPLETLESLELEELDLESLKGLGAPPAPVEPAAVDAAALPELAPEDAHPGETLELGVVTDELPDLGPSQEIDEPSPLPDHHMAPTPVLPVDWSDESETLLELTREPARDEEPTTAIHAMAAAAMEDHSDFDPDSFLEQDPGPAPTPPFLPEIPETSTPVGLAVVPEADLLDDIGDIPDLEDLSSLDGAPPSAEGEGAAAPWSTTLSLPDPSQPTPAVLSEVVPEEIEPLPEPVFVREPEPAALLVSEPIHVPELEAAPLPVAGAVAAPAPVEGADPLAALLGDPVLMDRLAKAVVARLGEETLREIAWEVMPEMADRLHRS; encoded by the coding sequence ATGCCCCGTCTTCTCCTCGTGGACGACAACCAGCGAATCCACCAGATCGTCGAAACGCTCTTGACCGCCACGGACATCGAGCTGGTCTGCGCCTCCTCCGGCGCCGAGGCCCTGGACCTGGTGTCCACCGCCGGCCCCTTCGACGTGGCGCTCCTGGACACCACCATGCAGGGCATGGACGGCTGGGAGCTCCTGGACCGCCTGCGCCGGGACGCGGCCACCGCCCGCATGCCCATCGCCATGATGGCCGGCGTCCTGGACGTGGTGGACCCCGGCACCGTGGAGAAGGCCCCCATCCAGGGCTTCCTGAAGAAGCCCGTGGAACTGCGCGACCTGGCCGACCGGGTGCGGACCCTCCTGGTCACCCCCGTGGAGCCCCCCGCCCCCGAACCGGCCCCGGGAGCCGTCACCGGGAATTTCGAGACCCTGCCCTACCTCAAGCTCTCCGACCACCCCCTGCCCGACGCGGACCTTCTCCTCCTGGAGCCCTCGGATCTCTTCGTGGAGGAGGAGGCGCCCCTCCCCGACGCGCCCCTGGAGACCCTGGAATCCCTGGAGCTGGAGGAGCTGGACCTGGAGAGCCTCAAGGGCCTCGGGGCGCCCCCGGCCCCCGTGGAGCCCGCCGCCGTGGACGCCGCCGCCCTGCCCGAACTCGCCCCGGAGGACGCCCACCCCGGCGAGACCCTGGAACTGGGCGTCGTCACGGATGAGCTGCCCGACCTGGGCCCCTCCCAGGAGATCGACGAGCCCTCCCCCCTGCCGGACCACCACATGGCGCCCACCCCGGTCCTGCCCGTGGACTGGTCCGACGAAAGCGAGACCCTCCTGGAGCTCACCCGCGAGCCGGCCCGGGACGAGGAGCCCACCACCGCCATCCACGCCATGGCCGCCGCGGCCATGGAGGACCACAGCGACTTCGATCCCGACAGCTTCCTGGAACAGGATCCGGGCCCCGCGCCCACCCCCCCCTTCCTTCCGGAGATCCCGGAGACCAGCACCCCCGTGGGCCTCGCCGTGGTCCCCGAAGCCGATCTCCTGGACGACATCGGCGATATCCCCGACCTGGAGGACCTGTCCTCCCTGGACGGCGCGCCGCCCTCCGCGGAGGGCGAGGGCGCCGCGGCCCCCTGGTCCACGACCCTCAGCCTCCCGGACCCGTCGCAGCCCACGCCCGCCGTCCTGTCCGAAGTGGTGCCGGAGGAGATCGAGCCCCTTCCCGAACCGGTCTTCGTGCGGGAACCCGAACCCGCCGCGCTGCTGGTGTCCGAGCCCATCCACGTGCCCGAGCTGGAAGCCGCCCCCCTTCCGGTCGCCGGCGCGGTGGCCGCCCCGGCCCCGGTGGAGGGCGCCGACCCCCTGGCGGCCCTCCTGGGGGACCCGGTCCTCATGGACCGCCTCGCCAAGGCCGTCGTGGCCAGGCTGGGCGAAGAGACCCTCCGGGAGATCGCCTGGGAAGTGATGCCCGAGATGGCCGACCGGCTCCACCGGAGCTGA
- a CDS encoding aminoacyl-histidine dipeptidase, with protein sequence MENVMESKVQTDLGTLEPAGLWKYFLALSKIPRGSKNEAAAAQWVADQAKALGCTVTRDAVGNVIISKKAAPGREGAPMTALQAHVDMVCEKNEATRHDFLTDPIALRRDGDRLLATGTTLGADNGIGVAAALAVLESTTIKHGPLEVLVTIDEETGLTGAGGLAEGVLKSKYLLNLDSEEEGDLTIGCAGGVDTMANRKVALRPATAGKSPFRLKVLGLKGGHSGVEIHQGRGNALRILAGVLWSLAPRFGLELVSLAGGNKRNAIPREASAVFFMDGARLAEFQAAVQGMAQDYRSSLGAFDPGLAMEVGPKADAPAQVMEDRDARAVVNFLYTVAHGVETNSPDIEGLVQTSTNLAIISTTGDTIEVSTSQRSSIASAKMDMAYRVAASCELAGFSVKRGDGYPGWKPDPKASLVKVVNAVHERTFGKPMAIKAIHAGLECGLIGEKYPGMQMVSFGPSMWDVHTPDENVSISSVGNFWKLLVAVLETV encoded by the coding sequence ATGGAAAATGTCATGGAATCCAAGGTCCAGACGGATCTTGGCACCCTCGAACCCGCCGGTCTCTGGAAGTACTTCCTGGCCCTCTCGAAGATCCCCCGCGGCTCCAAGAACGAAGCCGCCGCCGCCCAGTGGGTGGCCGACCAGGCCAAGGCCCTGGGCTGCACCGTCACCCGGGACGCCGTGGGCAACGTGATCATCAGCAAGAAGGCCGCCCCCGGCCGCGAGGGCGCCCCCATGACGGCCCTCCAGGCCCACGTGGACATGGTCTGCGAGAAGAACGAAGCCACGCGCCACGACTTCCTCACGGATCCCATCGCCCTGCGCCGGGACGGCGACCGCCTCCTGGCCACGGGCACGACCCTGGGCGCGGACAACGGCATCGGCGTCGCCGCGGCCCTGGCCGTCCTGGAATCCACCACCATCAAGCACGGTCCCCTGGAAGTGCTGGTGACCATCGACGAGGAGACCGGCCTCACCGGCGCCGGCGGCCTCGCGGAAGGGGTCCTCAAGTCCAAGTACCTGCTGAACCTCGACAGCGAGGAGGAGGGGGACCTCACCATCGGCTGCGCCGGCGGCGTGGACACCATGGCCAACCGCAAGGTGGCGCTGCGCCCGGCCACGGCCGGCAAGAGCCCCTTCCGCCTGAAGGTGCTGGGCCTCAAGGGCGGCCACTCCGGCGTGGAGATCCACCAGGGCCGCGGCAACGCGCTGCGCATCCTGGCCGGCGTCCTGTGGAGCCTGGCGCCCCGCTTCGGCCTGGAGCTGGTGTCCCTGGCCGGCGGCAACAAGCGCAACGCCATCCCCCGCGAGGCCTCCGCCGTGTTCTTCATGGACGGGGCGCGGCTGGCCGAATTCCAGGCGGCGGTCCAGGGCATGGCCCAGGACTACCGTTCCTCCCTGGGCGCCTTCGATCCCGGCCTCGCCATGGAGGTGGGGCCCAAGGCCGACGCCCCCGCCCAGGTCATGGAGGACCGCGACGCCCGCGCCGTGGTGAACTTCCTCTACACCGTCGCCCACGGCGTCGAGACCAACAGCCCCGACATCGAGGGCCTGGTGCAGACCTCCACGAACCTGGCGATCATCTCCACCACGGGCGACACCATCGAGGTCTCCACCAGCCAGCGCAGCTCCATCGCCAGCGCCAAGATGGACATGGCCTACCGCGTCGCCGCCTCCTGCGAGCTGGCCGGCTTCAGCGTCAAGCGCGGCGACGGCTACCCCGGATGGAAGCCCGACCCCAAGGCCTCCCTGGTGAAGGTCGTCAACGCCGTCCACGAGCGCACCTTCGGCAAGCCCATGGCCATCAAGGCCATCCACGCCGGCCTGGAATGCGGCCTCATCGGCGAGAAGTACCCCGGCATGCAGATGGTCTCCTTCGGCCCCAGCATGTGGGACGTGCACACCCCCGACGAAAACGTCAGCATCTCCTCCGTGGGGAATTTCTGGAAGCTCCTCGTGGCCGTCCTGGAAACCGTCTAG
- a CDS encoding Ig-like domain-containing protein, whose protein sequence is MITGYNTDVRHGNRIFHVQTEDKGVANPKIETLIYVGGEILDSYRGTYEDLLAEFPLQEGVIQARMDDQHKSVIRDIKNGKYDTTPNDPLLAERSVFNDKPLDQAILEYLQQEGDTDTLEMVLDEPMLPKFGELFQVRIRARLCVSQNPVPGADVTIRLISSLKKATTLTTGRTDAEGQFTTKVELPPSQPGHCALLIACASEFGNDEIRALITA, encoded by the coding sequence ATGATCACGGGCTACAACACCGACGTCCGCCACGGCAACCGCATCTTCCACGTGCAGACCGAGGACAAGGGCGTCGCCAACCCCAAGATCGAGACCCTCATCTACGTGGGCGGCGAGATCCTGGACAGCTACCGGGGCACCTACGAGGACCTGCTGGCGGAGTTCCCCCTCCAGGAGGGCGTCATCCAGGCCCGCATGGACGACCAGCACAAGTCCGTGATCCGGGACATCAAGAACGGCAAGTACGACACCACCCCCAACGACCCGCTCCTGGCCGAGCGCAGCGTCTTCAACGACAAGCCCCTGGACCAGGCCATCCTGGAGTACCTCCAGCAGGAGGGCGACACCGACACCCTGGAGATGGTCCTGGACGAGCCCATGCTCCCGAAGTTCGGGGAGCTGTTCCAGGTGCGCATCCGGGCCCGCCTCTGCGTGAGCCAGAACCCCGTCCCCGGCGCCGACGTCACCATCCGCCTCATCTCCAGCCTCAAGAAGGCCACCACCCTCACCACCGGCCGGACCGACGCCGAGGGCCAGTTCACCACCAAGGTGGAACTCCCCCCCAGCCAGCCCGGCCACTGCGCCCTCCTCATCGCCTGCGCCTCCGAATTCGGCAACGACGAAATCCGCGCCCTGATCACGGCGTAG